The Anoxybacillus amylolyticus DNA segment TCGTTCATATAAAAGTGATGGAGCAAGCCAATCCGTTGTTGCGGCGACCGCTCAGCCTTTGTGACATCAACAAAGAAGCGGATGAATGTACGATTATTTATCGGGCGGAAGGAGCGGGGACAATGCTCCTTTCGCAAAAACGGCCGGGGGAAATGGTCGATGTGCTCGGTCCGCTTGGGAATGGGTTTCCAATTGAAGCGGCGAAAACAGGGCAGCGCGCCCTTCTTGTCGGCGGCGGCATCGGCGTCCCGCCGCTGTATGAACTAGCAAAGCAGTTAGTGAAAAAGGGAGTTTTGGTGACGGTTGTGCTCGGCTTTCAAACGAAAGATGTCGTCTTTTATGAACAAAAGTTTGCCGAGCTTGGTGAAACGTATGTCGCAACCGTTGACGGATCTTACGGAACGAAAGGCTTTGTCACTGAGGTGATCGATGCGCGAATCACTTCATTTGATGTGCTGTATGCGTGCGGACCGAAACCAATGTTAAAGGCATTGGAACAAAAGTTTTCGAACAAAGAGGTGTATTTGTCACTCGAAGAGCGGATGGGCTGCGGCATCGGTGCTTGTTTTGCTTGTGTTTGCCGCGTGCCAAACAGCGAGACAGCGTACAAAAAAGTTTGCAGCGACGGGCCGGTGTTTAAAGCAGGGGAGGTCGTGTTATGAGTAAGTTAGCGGTGGAACTGCCAGGACTTTCATTAAAAAATCCGATTATGCCGGCATCCGGCTGTTTCGGATTTGGTCGGGAATATGCGAAACTTTATGATTTGAGCGTGCTTGGGGCGATCATGATTAAAGCGACGACGCTTGAGGCGCGCTTTGGTAATCCAACACCGCGCGTAGCGGAAACGCCAAGCGGCATGTTAAACGCGATCGGCCTGCAAAATCCCGGCTTGAAAAAAGTAATGGAGGAAGAACTTCCGTGGCTAGCCCAATATGACGTGCCGATTATTGCCAATGTCGCTGGTTCGACGATGGAAGATTATGTCGAAGTCGCCAAACGCATTTCACAAGCGCCAAACGTTCATGCGCTCGAACTAAACATTTCATGCCCAAATGTGAAAAAAGGCGGGATTGCGTTTGGAACAGTACCGGAAGTGGCGGCCGAATTGACGAAGCTCGTGAAAGCAGTGTCAGAAGTGCCCGTGTATGTGAAGCTATCGCCAAATGTGACGAACATTGTCGAGATGGCGAAAGCAATCGAAGCGGCAGGGGCGGACGGCTTGACGATGATCAATACGTTGCTTGGTATGCGCATTGATGTGAAAACGGCAGAACCAATTTTAGCAAATCGTACCGGCGGGCTATCTGGACCAGCGATTAAACCGATTGCGATTCGCATGATTTATGAAGTGAGTCAGACGGTATCGATTCCAATTATCGGAATGGGTGGTATTCAATCAGCGGAAGATGTGATTGAATTTTTCTATGCTGGCGCAAGCGCTGTTGCGGTCGGGACAGCGAATTTCGTCGACCCGTTCGTTTGTCCGAACATTATTGCCGAGCTACCGGCATTGCTTGATAAGCTTGGCTTTGACCATATTTCCGAATGCACGGGAAGGAGCTGGAAAAAAGGTGGACCAACCGTTTATTGTGGCGCTTGATTTTGCATCGAAACAGGAAGTGAATGAGTTTTTACGACCGTTTTCTAGTACATCGTTGTTTGTTAAAGTTGGCATGGAACTATATTACCAAGAAGGATCAACGATGATTGCGGAATTGAAAGAACAAGGGCACCGCATTTTTTTAGACTTAAAGCTTCACGATATTCCGAATACGGTAAAACAGGCGATGAAAGGGCTCGCTCGCCTAGGGGTTGATTTAGTGAACGTGCATGCCGCTGGCGGCACGCAAATGATGCAAGCAGCGCTCGAAGGATTGGAATTAGGAACGCCAAGCGGAGCGCGCCGCCCGCATTGTATTGCGGTAACGCAGCTGACAAGTACAAGTGAACAAATGCTTCGTGATGAGCTTTGGATTGCGCGCCCGATGGAAGAAACGGTGCTACATTATGCGTCGCTTGCGAAAGAGAGCGGGCTTGATGGCGTCGTTTGCTCGGCGAAAGAAGTGCCGCTCATTCGCGAACGATGCGGGGAACAGTTTTTAACGGTTACGCCTGGGATTCGCTTTGCCAACGATGACAAAAACGACCAAGTTCGCGTTGTCACACCGTATGAGGCACGGAAGCTAGGTGCAAGCCTAATCGTCGTTGGAAGAAGCATCACCCGCGCTTTTGATCCATATGCGGCGTATGAGCGGCTACAATGGGAATGGAATGGAGGAGAGAGAAGATGAAAAAGGAAGTGGCGACACAATTGTTACAAATCGGGGCGGTATCTTTGAATCCTAGCGCGCCATTTACATGGTCATCAGGGATGAAATCGCCAATTTATTGCGATAATCGGTTGACGTTGGCGTATCCGGCGGTTAGAAGTGCGATTGCAGAGGAACTCACTGCGCTTATTCGGGCACACTTTCCAGATGTAGAAGTGATCGCTGGAACGGCAACTGCCGGCATTCCACATGCCGCATGGACGAGCGATCGTCTCAACTTGCCGATGTGTTACGTGCGCAGCCAAGCGAAAGGGCACGGAAAAGGAAAACAGATTGAAGGAAAAGTCGAAGCAGGGCAAAAGGTTGTTGTCGTCGAAGATTTAATTTCGACCGGAGGAAGTTCATTAAACGCAGTGCGGGCGTTGCGCGAAGCAGGCTGTGAGGTGCTTGGTGTCGTTGCGATTTTTACATACGGGTTAGATAAAGGGAAACAAGCATTTCAAGAAGAACACATTCCTGTCTATACGCTGACTGATTATAATACCTTAATTGAAGCGGCAGTGGAGCTTGGAGTCGTTACTGAACAAGAGCTTGCGACATTGCGCGCTTGGCGGGAACATCCAGAAACGTGGGGGCAATGACTTATATTCGTCTCATGTTGTATAATGGAAGAAAAGAAAAGAGGGATGCACATGTCGTTGCCTCGCTTTTCGAACGTTTCGTATGAACAATACGTTGCTTTGCGGCAAAGCAGCGATGAGCGATTAGAGTACATTGACGGCACTGTTTATATGGATAATCATTAGCTTTGCATAAAAAAATTTTCGCTTTGTCAAGTAGCTGAAGACAAAAAAGGATGCAACAAATAAAAAAACTCCTTATAATTAGGAATGTTTCACACACAACCCAACACCTAATTACAAGGAGGTTTCCTCATGGATTGTATCACATTTCAAGCGCTTTGGAAAGAGCTCGATGTGCGTGTTTTTTCGAAACTAATCCCTATCATCGACGTAGATAAATACATCAAAAAGCTGTCTGCGTATCGTTTTTTACAATTGTTGATTTTTGCGCAAATCAACGAAATCGACAGCTTGACAGCGATGGCGAAACACGTAAAAGACACGAAAGAGCTTCACACGGAATTGGAGTTGGATGCCATTAGTACGTCGCAACTATCAAGGAAGCTAAAACATCTTTCTCCATCGTTATTCGAGACGATTTTCCATCATCTCGTACAGACGATTCAGCGTCAACTCCAAGCAACACCGACGGTGGAACAGATTCGTCGATTACACATTATTGATTCGACAACGATGAGCATGTGCATCGGGCAATATCCGTGGGCAACGTTTCGGAAAATCAAAGCAGGCGTTCGCCTTCATTTGCGGGTGGTGGTGCAAAACGACATGACGATTCCTGATCGAGGGGTTCTCCTTCCTGCCAAACACGCAGATCGAACACAAATGGAGGAACTCATCACCTACGATGAGGAAGCCATTTATTTATTCGATCGGGGATATGTCGATTACCAGCAGTTCGATCGATTGTGCGAAGAAGGAATTTCGTTCATCACCCGTTTGAAAGACAATGCGATTGTCGAAGTATGGAATGAACAACGCCCAGATGACGAGTCGATGATGCGGGATCAAGAAGGGGTTCTTGGGACGAACAAGACGAAAATGAAACATCCCCTTCGCCTGATTCAAACGAAGGACAGCGAAGGAACGGTCATTGTCTTAGTGACCAATTGTTTCGATCGATCCGCCAAGGAAATCGCAGATTTGTATCGCTGTCGGTGGAAAATTGAAACGTTTTTTAAATGGATGAAGCAACATTTACGAATCAAACGGTTTTGGGGAACGAGCGAGAACGCGGTGTATACGCAAATCTGGGTGGCACTCATCACTTACTGCTTGCAAGTCCTTCTACAAGTGAAAACAGGGTATAAGGGGACATGGTTAGAAGTGAAGCGAACAATCCGTCTGCTTCTTTTCCAGCCATTTTCGGAAGTGATTCGCTCGTTGTTTCGGAAACCGTCTCGAAAATCGAAAGGAAGACGAACCTATCGCTGGGTAGAGGAGTTCGAACGGATAGAGCAACAATGGGTAGAGGGGGAGGTGGAGCATCTCGATGAATTAGAGTATGACCCTATCTTTCTTGCGCCGTGGAAATAGTAAGGGGTTGTAGAAAAATATGGATATAGAATCATCACGGGGTGATCCGTCTTTTTTGTTTTTTTGGAATACAGAATATTCCGTCTTATTAGTGTGCTGGCATACCCTATTGAAACGCAGAAATCTTGACATTTAGGTAATGAAGTTTATGCAATGTTAGTGATATGCGAGAGTTTCTACACCAAAACAGAAAGCTGATTTAGAAAATCAAATTCAGATGCTAAAACAATTTTGTTTTGCAAATGGGTATTCTGTGTCAAAAGTATTTTCAGATGTAGCAAGTGGCATCCGTTTTGAAAAGAGAAAAGACTTTTTCAAATTACTTGACGATGTCATGGCAGGAAAAGTAGAAAGGGTTGTCATTACTTACAAAGACAGATTAAGCAGAGGAGGGTTTGAATTATTTTCTCATCTGTTTAAGAAATATCATTGTGAAATTGTAGTCATGAGCGAAGAAGGATCTCCAAAGCTAGACAGCGAAGAAGTGTTTGAAGAAATCGTTCAT contains these protein-coding regions:
- the pyrF gene encoding orotidine-5'-phosphate decarboxylase encodes the protein MDQPFIVALDFASKQEVNEFLRPFSSTSLFVKVGMELYYQEGSTMIAELKEQGHRIFLDLKLHDIPNTVKQAMKGLARLGVDLVNVHAAGGTQMMQAALEGLELGTPSGARRPHCIAVTQLTSTSEQMLRDELWIARPMEETVLHYASLAKESGLDGVVCSAKEVPLIRERCGEQFLTVTPGIRFANDDKNDQVRVVTPYEARKLGASLIVVGRSITRAFDPYAAYERLQWEWNGGERR
- a CDS encoding IS4 family transposase; amino-acid sequence: MDCITFQALWKELDVRVFSKLIPIIDVDKYIKKLSAYRFLQLLIFAQINEIDSLTAMAKHVKDTKELHTELELDAISTSQLSRKLKHLSPSLFETIFHHLVQTIQRQLQATPTVEQIRRLHIIDSTTMSMCIGQYPWATFRKIKAGVRLHLRVVVQNDMTIPDRGVLLPAKHADRTQMEELITYDEEAIYLFDRGYVDYQQFDRLCEEGISFITRLKDNAIVEVWNEQRPDDESMMRDQEGVLGTNKTKMKHPLRLIQTKDSEGTVIVLVTNCFDRSAKEIADLYRCRWKIETFFKWMKQHLRIKRFWGTSENAVYTQIWVALITYCLQVLLQVKTGYKGTWLEVKRTIRLLLFQPFSEVIRSLFRKPSRKSKGRRTYRWVEEFERIEQQWVEGEVEHLDELEYDPIFLAPWK
- a CDS encoding dihydroorotate dehydrogenase encodes the protein MSKLAVELPGLSLKNPIMPASGCFGFGREYAKLYDLSVLGAIMIKATTLEARFGNPTPRVAETPSGMLNAIGLQNPGLKKVMEEELPWLAQYDVPIIANVAGSTMEDYVEVAKRISQAPNVHALELNISCPNVKKGGIAFGTVPEVAAELTKLVKAVSEVPVYVKLSPNVTNIVEMAKAIEAAGADGLTMINTLLGMRIDVKTAEPILANRTGGLSGPAIKPIAIRMIYEVSQTVSIPIIGMGGIQSAEDVIEFFYAGASAVAVGTANFVDPFVCPNIIAELPALLDKLGFDHISECTGRSWKKGGPTVYCGA
- the pyrE gene encoding orotate phosphoribosyltransferase, with protein sequence MKKEVATQLLQIGAVSLNPSAPFTWSSGMKSPIYCDNRLTLAYPAVRSAIAEELTALIRAHFPDVEVIAGTATAGIPHAAWTSDRLNLPMCYVRSQAKGHGKGKQIEGKVEAGQKVVVVEDLISTGGSSLNAVRALREAGCEVLGVVAIFTYGLDKGKQAFQEEHIPVYTLTDYNTLIEAAVELGVVTEQELATLRAWREHPETWGQ
- a CDS encoding dihydroorotate dehydrogenase electron transfer subunit, with protein sequence MTIVHHERIAKNIYQIRLAGALVAEMNEPGQFVHIKVMEQANPLLRRPLSLCDINKEADECTIIYRAEGAGTMLLSQKRPGEMVDVLGPLGNGFPIEAAKTGQRALLVGGGIGVPPLYELAKQLVKKGVLVTVVLGFQTKDVVFYEQKFAELGETYVATVDGSYGTKGFVTEVIDARITSFDVLYACGPKPMLKALEQKFSNKEVYLSLEERMGCGIGACFACVCRVPNSETAYKKVCSDGPVFKAGEVVL